The genomic segment CTGGATGAGGCCTCGCGGCAGCGCATCCGCGAGGAGTGGAGGGAGTTCTACGAACCCTTGGGATACCGGGTGGAATGAAGCGCAGAATCGCTCCCAGCCCGCCGGGGTCGCCGATCACCGGTCACCTGAACCGCTTGCGGAATGACGTGCTCGGGCTGCTGACCGATGCGACGCGGGAGCATGGCGATGTGATCCGCTTCCGCGTGGGGCCCCTGGTGATGCATCTGGTGAATCACCCGGATCACGTGGCGCAGGTGATGATCCGGAACCGGAAGAACTACGACAAGGCTTCGCGGAGTTCCGACTGCCTCGCGCTGATTTGCGGCGAGAGCCTGCTCACCGCGAATGGTGATGTGTGGAGGCAGCGGCGGCGGATCATCCAGCCGATGTTTCATCGCGCGGCGGTGGAGGGTTTCGTGACATCGATCGCGACCTGCACGCAGGAGATGCTCGATGCGTGGAGCGTGAAGGCGAAGGCAAGCGAGGCGGTGGATCTGGCCTCCGAGATGATGCGGTTGACCTTCCGCGTGGTGGGGCGCTGTCTCTTCGGTGTGGATCTGGAGAAGGAAGCGGGCGCGGTGGAGGAGGCGATGCATGTGATGGTGATGCATACCTATCGCCGCTGGCGGAGCATCCTGAACGCGCCGCCCTCTTGGCCGACGCCGGGGAACCTGCGCTTCCGCTGTGCGGTGGCGGAGGTGGATGAGATCATCGCGGGCTTGATCGCGCGGCAGCGGGTGCAGCCGCCGGCCACACCGAACTTGCTGACCATGTTGACGGGTAGCCGCGATGCGGAGAGCGGGCTGGGGTTGAGTGATGCGGAAGTGCGGAACGAAGCGATCACCTTCCTGCTGGCTGGTCACGAGACGACGGCGAATGGCTTGGCTTGGGCTCTCTTCCTGCTCGACCGGCATCCGGAGCATGCGGAGCGGGTGCGGACGGAGCTCGATCAAGCGTGTGGAGGACGCCTGCCGGAGTTCGCGGATCTGCCTCAGCTATCGCACGCGCTGCATGTCTTCGAGGAGTCGGTGCGGCTTTACCCGCCGATCTGGGCGATGGAGCGTCATGTGATCGCTGAAGACGAGATCGGGGGATATCACATTCCGAAGGGCTCTGGCGTGATCATCAGTCCGTACACGCTGCACCGGCATCCGGCATTTTGGGAAGAGCCGGAGCTGTTCCGGCCGGAGCGCTTCGAGCGCAGGGATCATGAGGCGTATTATCCCTTCGGCGCGGGGCCGCGATTCTGCATCGGCAGCGAGTTCGCCCTAGCGGAGGCGCGGGTGATTCTGCCGATG from the Luteolibacter rhizosphaerae genome contains:
- a CDS encoding cytochrome P450, with the protein product MKRRIAPSPPGSPITGHLNRLRNDVLGLLTDATREHGDVIRFRVGPLVMHLVNHPDHVAQVMIRNRKNYDKASRSSDCLALICGESLLTANGDVWRQRRRIIQPMFHRAAVEGFVTSIATCTQEMLDAWSVKAKASEAVDLASEMMRLTFRVVGRCLFGVDLEKEAGAVEEAMHVMVMHTYRRWRSILNAPPSWPTPGNLRFRCAVAEVDEIIAGLIARQRVQPPATPNLLTMLTGSRDAESGLGLSDAEVRNEAITFLLAGHETTANGLAWALFLLDRHPEHAERVRTELDQACGGRLPEFADLPQLSHALHVFEESVRLYPPIWAMERHVIAEDEIGGYHIPKGSGVIISPYTLHRHPAFWEEPELFRPERFERRDHEAYYPFGAGPRFCIGSEFALAEARVILPMILRRFCFVAEPGQSGEPEPGITLRLKDGFRVRLEERL